In Saccharomonospora marina XMU15, one genomic interval encodes:
- a CDS encoding DNA cytosine methyltransferase, producing MPDRVPAVADLLRFIDTEGPVLGSLCTGMAGLDPGVAAALGGRIAWYCEVDPHASAILAAHVPDAPNLGDLRAVDFTAIETVDVLTAGFPCQDISAAGRRAAIEKGARSGLWHTILDVIRLLGPRLVVVENVAALRWRNGGLDRVLADLAEAGYDAVWRCLRAADIGAAHRRERVFLCTVPGAGRDADDAHSAGPRRRTPRPGRSSTQACGRASGEPQ from the coding sequence ATGCCTGACCGTGTGCCGGCCGTAGCCGATCTGCTGCGGTTCATCGACACCGAAGGACCCGTGCTCGGATCGCTGTGCACGGGCATGGCCGGGCTCGACCCCGGTGTCGCGGCCGCGCTCGGTGGCCGGATTGCCTGGTACTGCGAGGTCGACCCGCACGCGTCCGCGATTCTCGCCGCTCACGTGCCGGACGCACCAAACCTCGGTGACCTCCGCGCTGTCGATTTCACCGCCATCGAGACCGTCGACGTGCTCACGGCGGGATTTCCGTGTCAGGACATCTCCGCGGCCGGTCGGCGCGCGGCTATCGAGAAAGGTGCTCGCAGTGGACTGTGGCACACCATCCTGGACGTCATTCGCCTACTGGGACCCCGGCTCGTCGTCGTGGAGAACGTCGCCGCCCTCCGATGGCGAAACGGCGGCCTCGACCGCGTACTCGCAGACTTGGCCGAAGCGGGGTATGACGCGGTCTGGCGTTGCTTACGAGCCGCCGACATCGGCGCCGCCCACCGCCGCGAACGCGTGTTCTTGTGTACCGTCCCCGGCGCGGGACGGGATGCGGATGATGCCCACTCCGCAGGCCCGCGACGGCGAACCCCGCGGCCCGGTCGATCCAGCACACAGGCGTGCGGGCGGGCATCAGGTGAACCTCAATGA
- a CDS encoding TIGR02391 family protein, translated as MNRQWMRDQLTEYLALLEKYFSLQGPPGIAPTGPRTARIVGPRTAALNELRQREPTVKEVLKHLDPTLAEFKFETMGGKEDARAAAQRGLGILDRMDEWAANLAPDAPTLPADQFHPWVWDAARTFWDSKHHREAVRAAATAINAHTQDEVGRRDIADNDLMNQVFTDKAKSGQKYLRLPGDPNDQTVKSRNRALRPFAEGCFAGIRNPAAHEHGADWDEQKALEQLAALSVLARWIDECDVEQAP; from the coding sequence ATGAACCGGCAGTGGATGCGCGACCAGCTCACCGAGTATCTGGCGCTGCTTGAAAAGTACTTCTCCTTGCAGGGTCCGCCTGGCATAGCACCCACCGGGCCGCGCACTGCCCGCATCGTTGGTCCGCGGACGGCAGCATTGAACGAACTTCGGCAGCGTGAGCCAACCGTGAAGGAAGTACTCAAGCATCTCGACCCCACCCTGGCCGAGTTCAAGTTCGAGACGATGGGCGGCAAGGAAGACGCTCGTGCCGCCGCGCAACGCGGGCTCGGCATTCTCGATCGCATGGACGAATGGGCTGCCAATCTCGCACCCGACGCTCCGACCCTTCCGGCCGACCAGTTCCATCCATGGGTCTGGGATGCCGCCCGCACGTTCTGGGACAGCAAGCACCACCGCGAGGCCGTCCGGGCCGCCGCGACAGCCATCAACGCCCACACGCAGGACGAGGTGGGGCGCCGCGATATCGCGGACAACGACCTGATGAACCAGGTCTTCACCGACAAGGCGAAGTCCGGTCAGAAATACCTGCGACTGCCCGGTGATCCTAACGACCAAACAGTCAAGAGTCGTAACCGGGCGCTGCGGCCGTTCGCCGAGGGGTGTTTCGCCGGCATCCGTAACCCCGCTGCGCACGAACACGGAGCCGACTGGGACGAGCAGAAGGCACTCGAACAACTCGCCGCCCTCAGCGTTCTCGCCCGCTGGATCGACGAGTGCGACGTCGAACAAGCCCCATGA
- a CDS encoding helix-turn-helix domain-containing protein — MHALNRPTHDSLDSTTTTACPPAWSREQLRELGVTTDLMTAARILGIGRTTAYKLARAGTFPVPAVRIGRTYRIAVAPLLELLGLVDKEPHS; from the coding sequence ATGCACGCTCTCAACCGGCCCACCCACGACAGTCTCGACTCGACCACCACGACCGCGTGCCCACCGGCGTGGTCGCGCGAGCAGCTGCGGGAACTGGGAGTCACCACCGACCTGATGACCGCCGCGCGGATTCTCGGTATTGGCCGCACGACCGCATACAAGCTCGCCCGTGCTGGAACCTTCCCGGTGCCAGCGGTGCGCATCGGCCGCACCTACCGCATCGCCGTCGCTCCATTGCTCGAGCTACTCGGCTTGGTGGACAAAGAGCCTCATAGCTGA
- a CDS encoding TRM11 family SAM-dependent methyltransferase — translation MSHQHLPTSTNTAGTGSVVEHGDEPTMPIASALIDTLDAAADPTTAAAQTPTEGDPPGATGATDTCELPLSVWATAQASPAGQRKGRYVADSTAHPAKMLPAVAAHAIHQYTRPGELVFDPMAGSGTTLVEAIDAGRRAIGVEYEPHWVGIARANLDLARQRGHDHDAEVVHGDARQLPFLLPEKYRGQVALVVTSPPYGPSTHGQVVTAATDSPDGKVHKFHHRYGSALDRGNLANVGHHRLLAGFTRILAGCAAVLRPGGHVAITVRPWREHSELIDLPSQIVACARAAGLVPVERCVALLARVADRQLVARGSFFQRDFIRKQREQGLPLHLIAHEDVVVLRKSLVPRSASVLTSPNHGHAASRDGELERSGRWQE, via the coding sequence ATGTCCCACCAGCACTTGCCGACCTCCACCAACACCGCCGGTACCGGCAGTGTCGTCGAACACGGTGACGAACCAACCATGCCCATTGCCAGTGCACTCATAGACACACTGGACGCCGCTGCCGATCCCACCACGGCAGCGGCCCAAACACCGACCGAAGGCGACCCGCCGGGCGCGACCGGTGCCACCGACACCTGCGAGCTGCCACTGTCGGTGTGGGCAACCGCGCAAGCCTCTCCGGCCGGGCAGCGCAAGGGCCGCTACGTGGCCGACTCGACCGCGCACCCGGCGAAGATGCTCCCCGCCGTTGCGGCGCACGCCATCCACCAGTACACGCGTCCTGGAGAGCTGGTGTTCGACCCGATGGCAGGGTCAGGCACCACGCTGGTGGAGGCGATTGACGCCGGGCGCCGCGCGATCGGCGTCGAGTACGAACCGCACTGGGTCGGCATCGCGCGCGCCAACCTTGATTTGGCCCGGCAACGAGGTCACGACCACGACGCGGAGGTTGTGCACGGCGACGCTCGCCAACTGCCATTCCTACTGCCCGAGAAGTACCGGGGACAGGTCGCGCTGGTGGTGACCTCTCCCCCGTACGGGCCGTCCACCCACGGGCAGGTCGTCACCGCCGCGACCGACTCACCGGACGGGAAGGTACACAAGTTCCATCACCGCTACGGCTCCGCACTCGACCGGGGCAATCTGGCCAACGTCGGCCACCACCGACTCCTCGCTGGTTTCACCCGCATCCTCGCCGGCTGCGCGGCCGTACTGCGCCCGGGCGGGCACGTCGCGATCACCGTGCGACCGTGGCGCGAGCACTCCGAACTGATCGACCTGCCCTCGCAGATCGTCGCCTGCGCCCGGGCAGCCGGGCTGGTACCGGTCGAGCGTTGCGTGGCGCTACTGGCCCGGGTTGCCGACCGCCAGCTGGTTGCCCGCGGCAGCTTCTTCCAACGGGACTTCATCCGCAAACAGCGCGAGCAAGGATTGCCGCTTCACCTCATCGCGCACGAGGACGTGGTCGTGCTCCGCAAATCGCTTGTACCCCGCAGCGCCTCGGTCCTGACGTCACCGAATCACGGTCACGCCGCCTCGCGCGACGGTGAGCTCGAGCGTAGCGGACGGTGGCAGGAGTGA
- a CDS encoding DNA cytosine methyltransferase — MNTASPVIGSLCTGYGGLDMGALTAFGDGRIAWVADPDPHVRTVLAARWPDVPNLGDIREVDWSAVEPVDVVTAGFPCQDISAAGRRAGIRTGTRSGLWHHVARAIGSLRPALVVVENVAALRWRAGGLDIVLGDLADAGYACVWNSVRASDVGAAHRRERVFILAWPQDNSANAASGTRAGSRSGDAATVSWGQYEAAIRRWEAILGRSAPHPTEPGRHGRPVLSGRFVEFLMGLDDGFVSGLDIPRTAQLRVLGNGVVPRQASHAIRALLADRAADVGRDRDGSGRHDRVDMHLGY, encoded by the coding sequence ATGAACACGGCGAGTCCAGTGATCGGTTCCTTGTGCACCGGCTATGGCGGCCTGGACATGGGAGCGCTGACCGCGTTCGGCGATGGCCGCATCGCCTGGGTGGCCGACCCGGATCCGCACGTGCGCACGGTGCTTGCCGCACGGTGGCCGGACGTGCCGAACCTGGGCGACATCCGAGAGGTCGACTGGTCGGCCGTCGAGCCGGTAGACGTGGTCACGGCGGGGTTCCCCTGCCAGGACATCTCGGCGGCTGGGCGGCGGGCAGGCATCCGCACCGGCACCCGCAGCGGCTTGTGGCATCACGTCGCCCGCGCGATCGGCTCGCTGCGGCCCGCGCTGGTTGTGGTGGAGAACGTCGCGGCGTTGCGCTGGCGCGCCGGAGGGCTCGACATCGTGCTCGGCGACTTGGCCGACGCCGGCTACGCCTGCGTGTGGAACAGCGTCCGCGCCAGCGATGTCGGCGCCGCTCACCGCCGAGAGAGGGTCTTCATCCTCGCCTGGCCGCAGGACAACTCGGCGAACGCTGCGTCAGGCACGCGGGCCGGCAGCCGCTCCGGTGACGCGGCGACGGTCTCATGGGGCCAGTACGAAGCCGCGATCCGGCGATGGGAAGCAATCCTGGGCAGGTCTGCGCCGCATCCGACCGAGCCCGGCCGGCATGGCAGGCCGGTGTTGTCCGGCCGCTTCGTCGAGTTCCTGATGGGCCTCGACGATGGCTTTGTGTCCGGTCTGGACATTCCACGAACCGCGCAACTGCGGGTCCTGGGGAATGGGGTCGTGCCACGGCAGGCGTCCCACGCGATCCGCGCGTTGCTGGCTGACCGCGCGGCCGACGTCGGCCGCGATCGCGACGGGAGCGGGCGGCATGACCGAGTCGACATGCACCTCGGCTATTGA